In Cryptomeria japonica chromosome 5, Sugi_1.0, whole genome shotgun sequence, the genomic window cagttttgtcttcaactacgtctagtttgctctccaattgtagcaatctttctttcaggagtctattctcttcctcctgatcttctaccttcttggctaactctgcattagtcaccattctAGGAGTATTTTCCCCTACTGATTCAGTATctgacatcaactactttcttcccaagtctaaacttgctctgataccaatatgatagggaggctacctagtttaccatcaatatggtttctttgatggtttgcttctatctTTTTTCGGGTTCCAcatctacccctctagacttctaagggcttccctaccatttgtttgctaaactcaccttcctcaagctcacaaagtaagcttgttcactaaatccttgtaggggtgaaggacacacacattctttctctctttgcaaaaccacccatcttgtttggtttagcaaactttccccctttggttacacaatgtctcgatttcaggcttgtagccttctggatcttcttccagttctcagtagtttccttcccctgcaagttatctccttcaaattactgaaACCTAGttggactatcaccaagctcgcctaggctcagtatgcagaaatggtgatttccatttcttggtctctttcaaatgaaaacctattgtacatatctggctctgcttgacaatctccaatgaTCTTGTGGATTTTCAAGTCAAAGCCATATGATTATTGAAAACAgtgaacaaaactgaaaggaaaagctttatttatagatcctgaatttattcacgggttcaaaccagaaactcacaaaacaatgaaaagaaacaattacattaacaacatTTGTGAACTTAAAGATTCTAAAACATTATTTGCAATTCACGAACATAAATTCGACTCTGATTTGGAAACCAAAAAATAGACTTCTATTTTGCTATTTAGAAAAACAGATTTGTTCTTTGAGGCAATCAACCTCTTACAAATGCCCGTTGGGTTTTTTTACACATTCCATCCTTTGTtgggaactcctcctattggatgaGATAAATCTCGTTACCAATGGTTTCCCATTTGTAACTGCTTCACAGGTTCCATCGGAACATCGgggtaacatccaaacaaggttaccgATGTCCGATGACAACCTCCAACTCTTTGCACTTCCTATCAGGTCTTCTGTGTAACATCAAAACAGGGCTACTAATGACCAATGACTACACACACCACTTTTCActttccatcaggtcatcaggGAGACTTCAAAACTTGTCTTTCGATGGCCGATGACAACTTTCCACGCTTCGCACTTCCATCGAGTCATCGGGAAGACTCCAAAACCTGACTTCTGATGGCCGATGACGACTTGGCAAGCGAGGCGGTCTCATTGGGTCATCGGTGTAGCGTGAAACTACTCTCGCTGATCTCCGATACTCCATCCAACGAATGCGCTCCAAGACAATGCTTTCTCATCGGGACGTTGGGGTAACTTGAAACGGTTCCTCCCAATACCAAATGGCTCCACTCCATGCCTATGCtttctcatcgggtcatcggggcAACTTGAAACTACTTCGTTTGATACTCGATGACTCCACTCCACACCTATGCTTTCTCATCGGGACGTCGAGGTAACTTGAAACGGTTCGTCCCAATACCCGATAACAACTTCTCCAAACACCAACGACTTATCGGGTCATCGAAGTAAGTGTGAACCACTCCCGTCGATACCTGATACAACTAATCCATACTCTGGCGAACTCATATGGGTAAGACTTgtcgatcggggtaggtcttgctgaTAAGAAAAATTTCAAGAAACTGCAACTAAACAACCaaacaaatggactagagccagtccttatgtatttacatgaccactggaaggtctcacaagccaaaactggttaagggcatttcaacccttaggtgctcccaCACCATCAATAAAGCAAATCCAAACAACTGGGAAGATAATTGATAAACATAATTAGAAGGAATTGATTAAGATGAGATGTCAAGAATGTTGAAGTTGTCATCAAAGAGGAATATAATATCCTCAAACATGTCCCAATATCTAAAGTGTGTGATGTAACAAATAACCCTGCAATAGTTGGCAAGTACTCATCTCGCAATCTTCAAACCAAAAGGGAACAATAATCTTGTTGAACTGAACTGATCTTTGAAAGAGTAAGAGGTGTCTAAGAGGAGGCACAAAAAAATTCTTAGGAACCATGATGGATGATGGAATcacacataggttcaagtgaccaTACCTCTCCATAGATATCTAATCCACTCCAAATGCATGATAGTGGAGACCATTCAATGGAATTGTAAGTTCATCAAGAGCAAAATGAGAACTCATACAATTGAGAGGCATAATCAACATTCCCAACTACAATAATCTCTCTATTGTGCAGGATTCTAATAAGCACTAAATCAAGTGCGAACTCCATTGTCTTACTCTGCCAACTAGGATTAATCTGATAGATGGAAAGTAGATTGGATGATAATGAAGGGACACAAATTGCATCATGAAATGTGTTATCATCAAACTCTATAGAACCCCTCCAAGTAACACACATATAAGTGTTGTTACCCATCAAAACGTGCAATCaagtgcaaggctcaaatgaagagaacatgtaCCCATAGATGAAGCCATATTATGAGAGGCTCCTGAATCAAGAAGCCAATATTTGGACTGAAAATATTTGGATGCAAAAAGAGTGTGGCCCTTCATATTATCTTTGCCACATGACATAGAAGTTGACTAAGAATGTGTAggttgtgaaatggcaaaagacgATGAGCTAGATGAAGGTGGATTAATATTATTCTTTTAGAGAAGTTGTTACAAGTCAACAATCTTCTTTGCATAACATTTAAGCTTATCATGTATTGTCTTAGTGCAATATGCACACTTTGTTCATCCTTcttagataaatacctcttaacagAGGAAGAAGAATCCAAAAAATCATGTGATTGTGATTCCTTGGGCTACTCATATGACTTGGAATCCTTGTGTTGTTGTTTCTTGTCTTTGTCATGTGAAGCCTTCTAATCTCTAGTGCCCTAGGATGCAAGAAGAGTCTATGATTTGGTAGACTGCAATTCTACCCATCTAAACTAACTTTTCTTGTTCTCAAGTGAGGGATGCAATAAAATCATCAAGGGAAGGCATGGTGAACCTAGTACCTAGTGCATCTCTAGTAGCATAAAAGctataatttttttgaataatcAAGACCAATTTTAGCAAGGGTGGAGAGAATAGAGTCCTCATTCTGAATACCACACTATTGCAATTACAATTTAAGAGACATGAGTTTGGTGAATAATTCTTGGACACTATCAAAATCTACATGATTCAAGTCAATAAGCTCATTCTCTAACTGAAATCCCCTCAATTCATCTTGCTTCTCAAATAAGGAATCTAATTGAGTCCAAATTCAATTTGGAATGGTGCAAGAGTCAACATGAAAAAGAAGATCTAGAGATATATAAATGCATAATGTACCAAAAGCCTCATCACACATGTTAAACCACTGGCTCTTCTCGGTAGCACCTATAGGCTCAAGTTTTGTACCCATGGTTAGTTTGTATAACCCCTATTTCTTCAAACTAATCTCCATTTGATGTTTCCAACTATAATAGTAGAATGGAGTGATAGAAGTAACATGATGTGGATCAATGATAAATAAATGGAAAAATTATAGAAATGGTCTAGTACAATACTATAGACCCTCTTAAAAAAATCGATCTCAAAAGAATTACCTAATTTGCATGTTTTCTAATAAATGAACCCAAAAAAAGATCCAAGATCtaacaaaaataatatataactagtaaatattaaagaaaaatagGCATAAGATATGTTTAGAGGATTGGACTAAACTTTTAATGTTGCAAGAATCATAAAAAATGGAGTCTACATGTGAAAGTTATGGTCCTCCAAGCACATATAGCTAGATATAACTTTAGAGGCTCCTCCACTAGATTGCATTGAGAACCaaatttttaaccttttttttttttgaaaaaaatgacacCATATGTTTGAGTTATACCTTATTTACCAAAAATACCTAATTTGCATTATAAGGGAACCTAGGAGCTAAAACAAATAAGCCCCTAGTCATATAAAGCGGGTTGGAGGGGCCTAGTGGTGGTGGAGCAATGTTTGGTCAAATTAGCAGAGCAAAGGTGATAGATGGCTACATGGACACAGTGGCAGCTAGGTGCATGGTTGGTGGTGAGGAGCACTGGGTTGACCACAATTGGGTGCAAGGAAAAGGGGAATATTTTAGAGAATATTCTTTGGTGCAATTTTGGTGTGTGCACTACGTTAGAGCCCTTAAAAAACATCATTGAAATTTTTATCAGCCACTACAATTTTTTTGTCATTGCCAAAAAAAATTATGACTATTTTGCGCAACCTACATCAAAAACCTATACAACTATATGGTACATGCAATTGTACATATTTTTCTTCTACAACTGTGCCCCAAAAAAATTGCCCAAAAATTAACTTCTCAAGTTTTCACAAAACGACAATCAATCTTAGGGTTTTTAGCCACTGCAAGCATGATGGTGAATTCTATTTTGCTCCAAAGTGCCCAAATTTTTTGTTGACCCCCAGATCTTGCCTCAATTCTTGTGCCCTCAAAAAAAATTGCCCAAAAAGCCAATTGCTCATATTTTGAATTTTGGGACACTATGAACATGATGGCAATGTCCAATTAAGTTCAAAGTGCATTTGAAAATTACTCAAGGTTGGATCTCTCAAAATTTGGACAAGAATTTAGCAGATCTGGAGCTTtaataccatgttggagttatTTGTTCAACCCCACAAGCCCATGAATCACCTGCAAGCACAACACCTATCACAAATGGAGATCAAGCAAGATAGATTTGTTCAAAAACCTAAGAATTGTATTGATGCACAAaagatgatgttgcaaatgaatgaatgaatctttATAGAAACAATAAAGAAACTCTAGGTGCAAACAATAGAAGAAGACTAAATTAGCTAGTGCCAAGTGTCCACATCAAAATGACTGAGACAACATAAGTTATCATTAGCCTAATTTCTAATAaagtgaataaagtaataaggacctaattatataattaattaggtATATTCTAATTAGTCTAATACATAAAAATTTCCTCAACCTTTTCTCTAATACCATATTAGAGAATGGAGGTGTAAACATCCAAAAttgatcataattaattaaatcaaatatctaattaattattttcttctaCCTCctgtaattaattaaattttatatttaattaatcaattcctCTTTCTTTCATAATTAATTATATGCCTTATTTTCTTCTCAAGTTAAGCAATTTATTATTTTAACCTTAGCCCTCATTCCTAATTTTTtctaaaatctatttaattaattagttttaaattaattaattaaattccctttAATCCCCCTTCTAAGACAAATATCTAAAATTTCCATTACTTATCATGTGTCACTCTCCTTCACATGTGCAACCTTGCACATTTTCTAATTGTTCTTCACTAGATATAAATTTCATTGTCTGGTTGACTTTATATGGGTTGCCTCTCTCTTCTCAATAAAATCAATATTAAAATGTTTACCTCTCACATAATTGACAAAACATCAAACCTTGCCTCTTTTGAAAATTTCACCATAAGCCACCTTTATTCTAAGCCTATTCTCATATCATTAAGCCTCCAATCCCAACAGCGCCTTTTTAGTCACTTGTCTTTTTCCTCTTGCTTGAGATAATCCTTCTCCCTCATaggacacttgtcacatgactacAACTTTCCCTAATCCTCATTTGATCTTAGCAATCCATGTAACCTCTTCTGCCAACCATTGATTTTGCCACTTAAAAGTTCtatttatagaattttttttttccatcatgaaaggaagctaaggtgcaaaaaacgcttcctaacactaatctagtgggggagattaGACAAATTTTCCTTACAAATTTTCTATTACAGAAACAAAAACACATTCATAGGTATCAaataaacatgcataaagataaacacaatgaacACATGATAtattgtggggaaaaccctttcgagtaaaaaaccccacactccaaaagcacagtACTTTGTATTCCAGTAATCAAATTattacaatacaatgccaacacttagcttcttcaacaGGAGTCTACAACTGCAAGCCACAACCTAAATTAATTGTGGTAGCATAACACTTCACCTACAAACATTACATTTCTAACACTCCTCAAGactaccttttatagagaaatacaactcaaGAGGAAACTTTTGGATGAAGCATCAAGATGAGGTCATGCACAATATTTGGCCCTATTTTTTGGCCATCGAAaacatgcaaatgacacatgtatgtctccaaatgactccccattcaaacctcctaagttgggcactcaaaatttactattttgaggTATGACATAGGCTCGTACGCATCTTACAGTTGTCATAACTTACAACACATACAGTTGTAAGAGAATATGTCATAAATGACTAAttttagcttattctcttacaaTTCGTCATAACCctctccatgcaaaaggtatctcctGCCACTTGTCCATTATGTCATAGAATCTATCATAGGCCaacacttgtcaagatcctcacGTGGGATGCCTCcctccacatgtgcaacatatgtgtcatacaATCATCGCCAAGTAGGACACCGCCAAGCTTATGGCTCCCACTAAATGACTAGACATTTGTaagcaataaataaaataataaattgataaataaatgcattaaccaatgttaggatttgcaaaggttgagacaccttaatccccaCCTCATCATGCATCAAGTAAATTCCTATTGAGTTCATACTGCTAGTTTTCTTTCAAATCTTTCATTGCAAGTAGATTatgctaaaaaaataaaaacattactCTTTTCAAATAGTGTAGAGAATATCAATAGAATTAGTGTAAATTCTATATAGTTCAATGTAGGAAGATGCAGATGCATTGAGGTAAATATTTTATGTTGTATTGCATTTTCtcatgtagcatcgtaaattgtataccACTTACAATTTCAAGCTAGGTTTAGCACCTATCTCTGTGGTTGTGCCTATTGTGGGGATAGATCTGCAACATTGGTCTCAACCCTTAGTGCCTAGCCCTTTGTATAGCACTCAACACTAGTGTTCACCTAGTTGGCTACTAGTCATATTTTTATGAGTCTTTTCTCACTCTCATTGAAAAGGGGAAAAATGTTAGAGAGGCCCTTCAATGCCTTGATACTTTATGTCTAGATTCTAGTTTTGTCATTCAATAGCATATAAAACTCAACATTGTTGGCAATCCTTTCTTCTTATGCCTCATTGGATTCTCAATTATGGTTAGAAGTGGATTGGTCGTGGagaaatttttttcaatttttgagcaTTCCCTTTTCCTTTTAGGCTTCCCCATTTGACCATTGGAATGCAGTCCTCACAATGATTGAGAGGAAGCTATCTTATTGAATCACCAAGCCGCTTTCTTTGGCTAGTAAATTTTAGATTTTCTCAAAAATTCTTGCATCCATTCATGTGAATTATTCTTCTTGTCTAGCCCCATCCTAAACTTCTTATTTGAAGCTTCAAAAGGTTCTTCATGATTTTTTTTGGGCCTCCTAAGAAGACCACAAGAGTTTTCACCACGTTTCCTAGGAGTTTTCTTGTTTCCCACAAGACTCTAACGGTCTTGGGCTTTTTTTCACTAAAAACAAGGGTTGGCTCTTTTTTCCAATTGGATTGTGCATGCAATTTCCAGAAATGAAGCTTGGAAAATCCTCCTCAAGCATTGCATTTCATCAAGTTTTCTAGCCAATAGGCTTTCTTGAAAGGGGATTGGCTTTCAAACCCTTCTATACTGAAAGACATTGTTCATATCAAAGACACTTTTGTTGCCAAAAGTATTTGGTGTGCCTAGGAAGTTTTCAAGCCCTAGCTTTGGTGGGCTAGTTCTGGCTTTAGAGATGGGATGTCTTTTAATCAACACAACCTTTAATGGTATCTGCTTATTCAAATTCAAGGGCTCCCTCTAGCTCATTTACCTTGGGTCCATGCCCTAACATTTCATAAAAAGGGCAACTGTACTCCTTGTGATTTATTTTCCAAAGTTACAATGAGTCTTCACTCTTGGGAGATACAAAAATTTAGTTTTACCTTCCTTGGCTAGATTGAGAGACCTTTGACATTATCTTGTCATCTTTTCTACTAAACATGCTTCACAAGAGTGGTATTTATAGTATCAAACATTGGTGGAAAGACTGATGTTGGTCTCCCAACACTACTTTTTGTAATTACAAGTTGTGTTTGGGATATCATTGGCTTTCTCCACACCTTCATATGGTGTCTACTCAAAATCTTTGGTGGCATTTGCAACTTCACCTCTATCAATTTGGCAATGTTGATTTCATAACATTTGGTCGATTGTTATTTACTTTGCCtagtgtattcttttccaaggcttgcctGTGGGTTCTCGCCTTCATCATATGGGTGTTCCAGACCTTTGTTGCCCGTTTTATGAATAACCCAAGTCCTTCAAGCATCTCTTTTGGTTTTGTCACCATCCTCCACAACTTTCGAGTTGGGTTCATGATTTTTTTTGCCCCTTTCATCTAGaacccttttcttggcatatggctcttctagTGGATTGGCCTCTCATCCCTTCCAAGTATACCCAAGTTTGGCATGCTTTCATGGTGGAGATTTTAATTTCCTTTATAGAAGACAAAAATGTTGTTATTTTTCTCATAGCTCTATTGATACTTTTGTTTCCCTTTTTTACTAAAGCTACTATTTTCTCTAATGCAATACTTCATATTCAAGTTCAAGAAAACAAGGTGGCTTTGCAGGTTGCCTACTTTCAAGAGATGTTAGACCACTATGATAACCCTTTGTGCATTGTGGTCAGGGTCCCCTCGGCCATTTTTCTTCCCACAGTCGTTCTCCACCCCACGACTAATAGCATGGTCGAACCTTCTCAACTCATCATTCATGGTCTCCTAGATCTCAAGTGCCTCGTTGTCACTTTGGTGACAAGAGTGGCTTGCCTTAGCATCACTTTGACTCGCCTCCGCCTAGAGGTGTTGCCTTTGGGTGGTCCTTGGGTGGGACAAGGTCAGTGGCTGGTGGTGGCAACAATTAGTGGCAATGGTTGGCCTTCGTCTAGTGGTGGTGGTGGTTGGCTAGACTCTTCCAAGTGGTTCCATTAGTTGCCCTTGGCTATTTTTCTGATGCAGaatgaagatagagatagagaagaggGAGAAGATATGACAGAAGAGGGGCGGTTTGTTCCTAACATAACCCCAAACCCTGTTGATGTATGGGCTAAAGTGGATGATTGGGTTCTCCTTCTACCTCCCATTGGTGTTTCTCTCACAACTTAGtagttgttattgttattgttggttATTTTCTTTCCGGGCACTGCCCATGTGACTCTAGGGAGTGACATCATGTCCTCTACCTTTTTTTTGGTGaatatgtttatattttataattaatagaATCATACACACTTAttcgtcaaaaaaaaaattctacctCACATGATTGGCAAAAAGATAAACCTTGCCTCTTTTAGAAAGACTACCATATACCACCTTTATTCTAAACCTATCCTCATCATTAAGTCTTCAATCCCAACAAATCCTTTTCTAGCCGCTTGTTATTTTCATCTTGCTTGAGATAATTCTTATCCCTCATAAGGCACTTGTCACATGCATTCAACTTTGATCCAAGACCTAATCCTCATTTAATCTTAGCCATCCATTTGACCTCTTCGTGCTAGCTCTTGATTTTACCAATAAAACTTCTATCAATAAGAACCCTTCTCCTCCATCATCCATCAAGTAAATTATTATGGAGTTCATGCTGCTAGCTTGCTTCCAAGCTTCCATTGCAAGGAAATTATGCTGAAATATTTTAGAACAATCCACATTCCAAATAATCTAAGAGCATATCAATAGAATTGGGATGCATTCTATTTAGCTCAATCTAGGAAGATGGAGATGCATTGAGGTAAAAAAATTATGTTGCACTGCATTTCCTTAGTTATTTGTTTTTTTCAATTCATTTTCCTTGTCTTCAGGAAGAGCttacaaaatattgaaaaacaaaaatcaTAATTGGCTTATTGGTGATACTTATTTTGAACCGTGCCAACCAAACTTTAACTTGAGCCTTAAGCTTGACAAGTCTTGCTCATTGAACACGATATCATGCCACGTATATATTTTACACTTAAAAggagtaaaaatttattcaattgcTCAATGAGCAGGGAACAATATATTTTCAAATAGGATTGGATTATAGATTAAATTATGGACATTCAAATTAGAATTACAACAACAAAGAAAAGATAATTTCTCCTTAAATACATTCAGTTCTGTTTATAGAACTTTTGAATCACTCTCAATGAGATATTATAGTCtgaaaatctcatctcaccattgTGCTCTTGCACTCAATCGTTCTGATGAtaaatcacggagtgtgatccaaaatgttgataaaaaaattaCCACAAAATCTGATCCAAAAACGGCTCCTCCAATATCAATTTTAATTTTCCTGGATGTAATTGAATCTAACACACCTTCACCATATGAACACATTTCAATCGGTATGTCATATGAGAGGTGAGATCTAACAACTTGTAATGAATGATGCCTAGCAATAAAATAATTGGGTAACAATGAATCCATAGCTTTCCactgaaataaatcatttttttattgAAGCCCATTATAAGATTTGGGAGTTCTTTTCGAGAAAAATGTCAGGAATGATGTTTGTATTTCTTCTAGAGTTTGCCCCTTGGTTTCTGGCAATAGTTTTGCAACAAACAACACTGCACCTGCACCAGCGCCCCCAAAGATAAAGAATGAACCTACAAGTTTACAGCAGAAATTAGCATTCCAAATACTTCATAAGTCAATTTACAAAATCACTTTAGAACATCTAGTCAAATGCATAAAATAATCAGTTGTGGTATGAAATTTTATACAATTGTTGATGATACTTTATCCTAAAGACACATATTAAGAGGGACTCTCTGCTATTGATATATGCCAAGTTTCAAACTGATCTCATTGAAGCAAGTGGATTACCTGCTGCACTCCATGTTAGAAGAAAATTGAAGGTTAAGGTTATAACCCAAGAGCCAAACCAAGAAACAAGTGTCACCAAGCTTCCAGCAACCCCTTTCATATTTATTGGAAATATCTAAACCAATCCAAAATGTAGATTATGAGTAAATGATCAAGATCCTGCAGAGATAAATTCTAAATGCTTTCATATATAATTTACCTCAGACATTATAATCCATGGAACTCCACCCATGCCCAAGGAGAATGCTGCAATATAAGTCTGACCAGGAGGAAAAAAATTATATGTTAGACAAGAAGGTAAAGTGAGAAGAATGGGAAGTCCGTCACTCTTTAGATGTATATCACTCACCAAGAGACCCCCTAGAGCCAAGATGCTTACTAGTGCTCCAAGATGAGCATACGATTCATGCCCCTGTCATAGATAGCTCAAAATGTCAATTGAGAAAATTATGTGACCTAACTTTGACACCTCAAGAAGCACAGCATTGGTCAAGGATTTCAACTGACATGGATCATACAGATAAAATAGGAATAATTTCAGCATGTGCTTGAAACGGCTATGAGACTGACCTGTATGTAAAATGAAACTCCGACCATGAAACAACCTAAGCTTATCCCTCCAGCAGAGACCTGAAAATATAGGTTTGAATCACTTGATTCTAATAACCAATCTTCTTGCAATTTAAGGTTGCAATATGTTGATGTTACTAAAATTCTCATTATATACCATCAAAAGTGGCCGCCTTCCTGCTCTGTCCATCAGTAGAACACCTACTACTGTCATTGGCACCTAGGAAACCAAAATGGCGTGGATTTATCAGAATGCTAAATATGAATATCTTTAAAGTAAAAAATTGTTCTAACTTCCTGTAGAATATTTGATAGATGAAAGTGAAGCATCTGTTTGTAACAAAGTGGATATACAATTCTCCATGTGAAGCTGTTAGGTTTAGCTCAAATCAATTATCACCTTTATGACAGAAATTTTCAAAGAGATCCTATTGGAGAAAAAATAAGATCAATGGAGAAAAGATTGTCACCTGAAGGGCAGCAACACTGACAGATGCTGCATGATCTGAATGGAAGCCTACATGACAATCCAAACAATTCAGACATCCAAAACAGACTACATAGAATCAAAATGATGacttcattgtaatctcttacCAGCAGCTTCGAAAATTTTACTGGCATAAAACATGAGAGCATTGATTCCACATAACTGTTGGAACACCATCAAGCCGACTCCAACCTATACATTTATTGACAATAATACGGATGAATGAATGTTTTGTCACGACTCAAAAATTCATCAAACCAAATTGTTTTTAAAGAATTTACTCACTATCACATGATGAGCATATTTGCGTTGAAATAAATCCAATACTCTGCCCTTTGGAAGCATTTCTAACTCATCCACGTATTCCTGAACAAGATAGATATATACTTTAGTAAGATTCCGAATCAAAATCAACAAAATTAGATTATAACGTTCTTCCTCGATCACTAACTTATATAAAATCAATCAATATGTAAGCTCCCTCCATGAACAGTTGGTTCAGCTCAAGATTTAGTATTTTTGTTTTCATGATTTCCTCTGCTAATAGCCTAATAGATAAATAGAAATCGTATATGTGTGATCTAAGGTAAAAATAAAAGACCTTGATTTCAGCTGCCTCAGCAGAAACATCACAACCTTTTCCTCGAAGGGCTTGCAATGCAGCTTTAAACTCTTTCTCCCGTCCTACCTTTGCCTGCAAGTGAATTGCGTAATCAATTGGAATGTAAAATGGATATTCTAAACTAAACCCATTGATAACAGACGCACAGAACATGATGAAATTACCAAGAAAAATGCTCTAAACTAAATCCGTTGATAAGAGACCCACAGAACATTATGAAATTACTAAGAAAAAGCTACTCACCAACCACCTGGGAGACTCTGGAATGAAGAAGAGACCCAAGACCAAAATAGAACAGGGGATAAGTCCTGCAAAGACCATTCGTGCCAATTACAAGCGGACCAATGGCGAGTTTCCTCAAATGAAAAATAACAATGTCAATGTATTTATGATACTAAAcctatatgttttgtgattttTACTAGATTCAACCTGGATGGAAACCATTTCCTGTTTCTGCTGATGTTTTATTTGATGAAAACATGTCAAGTGGTATTTTAATGGATTTATTACCTATAATAGCAAGGTCATGCCATGTCACAAACATTCCAAGAAGATATACTATTAGTATCCCCGCAGTTACCGACAACTGTTAAGAGGAGTCAAGTAACAATGAAACTCAGATTTGCAGATAGTAGCACATTCTTTTGAGCATAATGAAGAGCACTAGTGATGCTAGCCTGCTTCTAACTTTTAACTAGTATAATTCTATCTATTTTAATCATCTTCGTACCCATCTACTGACAAAAGGATAAGGCGGATTAAAGACTCTGACCTGATTTGTATTTGTGAGTGCTCCTCTCAAGTTCTTGGGAGTTATTTCAGCTATGTAGACAGGAACCTATCCAGGTATTaaaaataaaaggaattaaaagCAATTACCAAAACAAACATAATCAAACCTCAAAATGCTATATTTTTCATAAAAATGA contains:
- the LOC131066257 gene encoding sugar transporter ERD6-like 16, with the translated sequence MTIKIDLENGEISEQQEDIIQALLPAEEKSKNFNESDSTKAGNDGSIQTVLLSTFVVVLGSLEFGYSVGFSSPTQSAMIEDLGLTLSQYSTFGSLLTIGAMIGAITSGRVADSMGRKGALRVASASYIIGWLIIVISKVALPLDIGRLFVGYGVGLTSYTVPVYIAEITPKNLRGALTNTNQLSVTAGILIVYLLGMFVTWHDLAIIGLIPCSILVLGLFFIPESPRWLAKVGREKEFKAALQALRGKGCDVSAEAAEIKEYVDELEMLPKGRVLDLFQRKYAHHVIVGVGLMVFQQLCGINALMFYASKIFEAAGFHSDHAASVSVAALQVPMTVVGVLLMDRAGRRPLLMVSAGGISLGCFMVGVSFYIQGHESYAHLGALVSILALGGLLTYIAAFSLGMGGVPWIIMSEIFPINMKGVAGSLVTLVSWFGSWVITLTFNFLLTWSAAGSFFIFGGAGAGAVLFVAKLLPETKGQTLEEIQTSFLTFFSKRTPKSYNGLQ